In Daucus carota subsp. sativus chromosome 4, DH1 v3.0, whole genome shotgun sequence, one DNA window encodes the following:
- the LOC108219106 gene encoding eukaryotic translation initiation factor 5, with translation MALQNIGAGNKDDAFYRYKMPRMITKIEGRGNGIKTNVVNMVDIAKALGRSAAYTTKYFGCELGAQSKFDEKSGASHVNGAHDTAKLAGLLENFIKKYVQCYGCGNPETEIIITKTQMVTLKCAACGHLSDVDMRDKLTTFIIKNPPEKKGAKDKKAMRRAEKERLKAGEALDEEQKKLKKEAVKQKGSTKDGSSKASSKKKVNVSDEDKSPAGSQADEMEAVGGKDDDDDVQWQTDTSAEAARLRIQEQLSAVTAGMVMLDTTEEKPKSGKSSPVREEKPKVNGQSNGAANASTLHEKLVLEIKDYLKKGSSASKFKPFLDTLSGSSQQVFDAIFEAMFDGAGKGFSKEVTKKKNYLAAATRDEGSQLVLLNAFEAFCGKASAEAVKEVALALKVLYDSDVLEEEFIVEWYEKGLNGNNKDSLIWKNVKPFVEWLQSAESETEDE, from the coding sequence ATGGCTTTGCAGAATATTGGTGCTGGAAACAAAGATGATGCCTTTTATAGGTATAAGATGCCAAGGATGATAACAAAGATTGAAGGTCGGGGAAATGGCATCAAGACTAATGTTGTCAACATGGTTGATATCGCCAAGGCCTTGGGTAGGTCTGCTGCTTATACAACTAAGTACTTTGGTTGTGAGCTGGGAGCTCAAtccaaatttgatgaaaaatctGGTGCTTCGCATGTTAATGGCGCGCATGACACTGCTAAACTTGCTGGCCTTCTAGAGAACTTCATTAAGAAGTATGTTCAGTGTTATGGATGTGGGAACCCTGAGACTGAGATAATTATAACTAAAACACAGATGGTTACCCTCAAATGCGCAGCATGTGGACATTTGTCGGATGTTGATATGAGGGACAAGCTTACTACCTTCATCATCAAAAATCCTCCTGAGAAGAAGGGGGCTAAAGACAAAAAGGCAATGAGGAGAGCTGAGAAGGAGCGCCTGAAAGCAGGTGAGGCTTTGGATGAGGAGCAGAAGAAGCTAAAAAAAGAAGCTGTTAAGCAAAAAGGCAGCACTAAGGATGGATCATCCAAAGCTTCAAGCAAGAAGAAAGTAAATGTGTCTGATGAAGACAAGTCTCCTGCAGGAAGCCAGGCAGATGAGATGGAAGCAGTGGGTGgtaaggatgatgatgatgacgtccaATGGCAGACTGACACTTCAGCTGAAGCAGCTCGACTGAGGATCCAGGAACAGCTCAGTGCTGTAACTGCTGGTATGGTTATGCTTGATACAACTGAGGAGAAGCCGAAGTCTGGAAAAAGCTCGCCAGTGCGTGAAGAGAAACCTAAAGTCAATGGTCAGTCAAATGGTGCTGCTAATGCTAGCACCCTTCATGAGAAGCTTGTGCTTGAGATCAAAGATTATCTCAAAAAGGGTTCCTCTGCAAGCAAGTTTAAACCCTTTCTGGATACACTCTCTGGTTCATCTCAGCAAGTCTTCGATGCAATTTTTGAAGCTATGTTTGATGGTGCTGGAAAGGGATTTTCAAAGGAGGTGACTAAGAAGAAAAACTACCTAGCAGCTGCTACTCGGGATGAAGGATCACAACTTGTTCTACTGAATGCATTTGAGGCATTCTGTGGGAAAGCCAGTGCTGAGGCAGTGAAGGAAGTGGCTTTGGCGCTGAAAGTTCTGTATGACAGCGATGTGCTTGAAGAAGAGTTTATAGTGGAGTGGTACGAGAAGGGCTTGAATGGCAACAATAAAGACTCCCTGATCTGGAAGAATGTCAAACCATTTGTCGAGTGGCTTCAGAGTGCTGAGTCTGAAACTGAAGATGAATGA
- the LOC108215903 gene encoding uncharacterized protein LOC108215903: MAKVNNAAGNSDSRRTRSSSCPLRSCCSKGIKDVHKKKKQVTLSEKKEWGDAVCSVCLEYPHNAVLLLCSSYHKGCRPYMCATSYRYSNCLDQYKKAYTKVNLTESSFPMHTSIDESNLSLGLDWSEEKKEISELLCPLCRGQVKGWTVVEPARKYLDKKKRACMQDKCSFVGSYKELRKHVRAAHPWSRPREVDPSLAEKWKKLENERDQNDVMSTIRSSMPGAVIMGDYVIEGNYRGFSRNYDVGDYLGLGDVLLRLESYRGDEDDDSYPDEILEGGFNSWDEEDDVGIHPSRSSSGRLNNYITRVGRRHNRMLMGVSRRQRRRRASNENQ; encoded by the coding sequence ATGGCAAAAGTTAACAATGCTGCTGGAAATTCTGACTCCCGACGTACTAGAAGCAGTTCATGTCCATTGAGGTCATGCTGTTCGAAGGGTATTAAAGATGttcacaagaagaagaagcAGGTTACCTTGTCCGAGAAGAAAGAATGGGGTGATGCGGTTTGTTCCGTTTGTCTTGAGTACCCTCACAATGCGGTTCTTCTCCTTTGCTCCTCCTACCACAAAGGCTGTCGCCCTTATATGTGCGCAACTAGCTATCGCTATTCCAATTGTCTTGACCAATACAAGAAGGCCTATACTAAAGTGAACCTCACAGAGAGTTCGTTTCCAATGCATACGTCAATAGATGAATCAAACTTAAGCTTAGGGTTAGATTGGTCTGAAGAGAAGAAGGAAATATCTGAGCTTCTGTGCCCTCTATGTCGGGGACAGGTGAAAGGCTGGACTGTTGTTGAACCAGCTCGCAAATATCTTGACAAGAAGAAAAGGGCCTGTATGCAAGATAAGTGCTCATTTGTTGGAAGTTACAAAGAACTGAGGAAGCACGTAAGGGCAGCACATCCATGGTCACGACCCCGAGAGGTAGACCCTTCACTTGCAGAAAAATGGAAAAAGCTGGAGAACGAGAGAGACCAAAATGATGTGATGAGCACAATCAGGTCATCTATGCCAGGTGCAGTTATCATGGGAGATTATGTGATTGAGGGTAACTATCGTGGCTTTTCTAGAAACTATGATGTTGGTGACTATCTTGGTCTAGGTGATGTCCTCCTTAGGTTAGAATCATATCGTggagatgaggatgatgattCTTATCCTGATGAAATTCTCGAGGGGGGTTTTAATTCTTGGGATGAGGAAGACGATGTTGGGATCCATCCTTCTCGTTCTTCATCTGGACgccttaataattatattactcGTGTTGGTCGCCGTCACAACAGAATGTTGATGGGGGTCTCGAGGAGACAGCGTAGGCGTAGAGCTAGCAATGAAAATCAGTAA
- the LOC108216181 gene encoding uncharacterized protein LOC108216181, whose amino-acid sequence MDVGELWTIFGPGLAGAVFGAGWWFWVDAVVCSAVAVSFLHYLPGIFASLAALMFNCVRREDIDYSPYDDGEWRLKLWLFLAYVISFVSLAASVGLLIQDALEESGPSAWTGTAGVFQCVFVLISGLIYWTSHTE is encoded by the exons ATGGATGTAGGTGAATTGTGGACAATATTCGGGCCTGGTCTCGCCGGAGCAGTGTTCGGCGCCGGCTGGTGGTTTTGGGTGGACGCCGTTGTTTGCAGTGCCGTTGCCGTGTCTTTTCTGCACTATCTTCCGGGTATATTCGCATCATTAGCTGCTTTGATGTTCAATTGTGTTCGAAGAGAGGATATTGATTACTCTCCTTATGATGATGGCGAATGGAg ATTAAAGCTTTGGCTTTTCCTCGCTTATGTTATATCATTTGTCTCTTTGGCGGCTTCAGTAGGACTATTGATACAAGACGCACTTGAGGAATCAGGCCCGTCAGCATGGACAGGGACTGCTGGGGTATTCCAATGTGTGTTTGTTCTTATAAG TGGGCTGATTTATTGGACTTCTCACACAGAGTAA
- the LOC108218972 gene encoding mitogen-activated protein kinase kinase kinase 1, with product MYHLPKFFSHSSSNTPKHKHKRSSKGGPRLQRLNAQKGIDYTPRETKSLDIDITSFRIQGLEGELDRVYQELGLSGPDDLGISIHDWNARKMQPKCLSPASEVKSSDLDCCGSRVSPIVDSFSQNVRISSHVDDGNDENENENEIQHVDVVKRNGGRNGIKGVRPPVLIPPADGMPYNIPMFDMNLFVPQVGEDVDDDGGGDHGVTGGGRGIRGVRPPVLKTPPDTTRYSVPSYVLSSYGSGERGGDVGDDDDEGDHEDFVENDCVENSESCSFTTNDDDSSSTTTENISPTVRTRSIDGSSVRNEPPSYISPNGRVRRIVNNWTKGKLLGRGSFGSVYEGIADGGFFLAVKEVSLLDQGVQGRQSIYQLEQEISLLSKFEHENIVQYYGTYKDESTLYIFLELASKGSLLNLYQQYHLRDAIASAYTRQILLGLKYLHDQNVVHRDIKCANILVDTNGIVKLADFGLAKSTKLNDVQSCKGTAFWMAPEVIRGSGYGLAADIWSLGCTVLEMLTSQLPYCPLDCMQAVYRIGNSILPDVPDSLSKDARDFIFQCLQVDPSSRPMASQLLDHSFVKGRLLSSSELESPHNPRRQA from the exons ATGTATCACCTACCCAAATTCTTCAGTCATAGTAGCAGCAACACTCCTAAACACAAGCACAAACGCTCCTCCAAAGGAGGCCCCAGGCTCCAGCGTTTGAATGCTCAAAAGGGTATTGATTACACTCCAAGAGAAACTAAATCACTTGATATTGATATTACTAGCTTCAGAATTCAAGGTCTTGAAGGTGAACTTGACAGGGTCTATCAAGAATTGGGCCTTTCTGGTCCTGATGATCTGGGTATTTCTATTCATGATTGGAATGCTAGAAAGATGCAGCCTAAGTGCTTGTCGCCCGCTTCGGAGGTAAAAAGTTCTGATCTTGATTGTTGTGGCAGTAGGGTTAGTCCAATTGTTGATAGTTTTAGTCAAAATGTTAGAATTAGTAGTCATGTAGATGATGGTaatgatgaaaatgagaatgagaaTGAAATTCAGCATGTTGATGTTGTTAAACGTAATGGTGGGAGAAATGGGATTAAGGGGGTTAGACCACCTGTTTTGATACCTCCAGCTGATGGGATGCCGTATAATATACCAATGTTTGATATGAATCTGTTTGTTCCACAAGTCGgggaagatgttgatgatgatgggGGTGGAGATCACGGGGTGACTGGTGGTGGGAGGGGGATTAGGGGTGTTAGACCACCTGTTCTGAAAACTCCACCTGATACGACGAGGTATAGTGTGCCAAGTTATGTTTTAAGTTCATATGGTTCCGGAGAGAGGGGAGGTGATgttggtgatgatgatgatgaggggGATCATGAGGATTTTGTTGAAAACGATTGTGTTGAAAATTCAGAGTCTTGTTCGTTTACTACTAATGATGATGATTCTTCGAGTACTACTACTGAGAATATATCTCCGACTGTGAGGACTAGGAGTATTGATGGTTCAAGTGTTAGGAATGAGCCTCCGTCATATATTTCTCCAAATGGGAGAGTTAGACGGATTGTTAACAATTGGACAAAGGGAAAGCTACTAGGGCGTGGATCATTTGGATCCGTTTATGAAGGAATTGCTGA TGGTGGCTTCTTTTTGGCAGTGAAAGAAGTTTCTTTGCTTGATCAAGGTGTCCAGGGAAGGCAGAGTATCTATCAACTGGAACAG GAAATTTCTCTTCTCAGTAAGTTTGAGCATGAGAACATAGTCCAATATTATGGCACGTATAAG GATGAATCAACTCTTTATATCTTTCTTGAACTAGCAAGCAAAGGTTCACTTTTGAACCTTTATCAACAGTACCATCTTAGAGATGCCATAGCCTCAGCATACACAAGGCAGATTTTGCTTGGTTTGAAGTATCTTCATGACCAAAATGTTGTTCACAG AGATATTAAATGTGCAAATATCTTGGTCGATACCAATGGAATTGTCAAACTTGCAGATTTTGGATTGGCAAAG TCAACCAAGTtgaatgatgtgcaatcttgcAAGGGGACTGCTTTCTGGATGGCTCCTGAG GTTATCAGAGGAAGTGGTTATGGGCTTGCAGCAGATATATGGAGCCTTGGGTGTACAGTTCTGGAGATGTTGACAAGCCAACTTCCATACTGTCCTTTGGATTGT ATGCAGGCAGTATATAGGATTGGGAACTCTATTCTGCCAGATGTTCCTGATTCTCTCTCCAAGGATGCACGAGATTTCATATTCCAGTGCCTACAGGTTGACCCAAGTTCTCGTCCAATGGCCTCTCAGCTGTTGGACCATTCCTTTGTCAAGGGGCGACTTCTTTCATCATCAGAACTAGAATCTCCTCACAATCCTCGCAGACAGGCTTGA
- the LOC108215618 gene encoding beta-1,3-galactosyltransferase 7, whose product MKRSSGKVSAKWIPIFSISFFFFGMLFTNRLWAPPESNGQLMSRQRQEQELQIISEDCTTKKKKSEESKDVLGEVHKTHDAIQSLDKSISMLQMELAATRSAQEVVKSDETSRSSQEEQPKKKAFIVIGINTAFSSRKRRDSVRQTWMPQGEKLVQLEKEKGIIIRFMIGHSATSNSILDRAIDSEESQHKDFLRLEHVEGYHELSAKTKIFFSTAVAKWDADFYVKVDDDVHVNLGVFAATLARHRSKPRVYIGCMKSGPVLAQKNVKYHEPEYWKFGEDGNKYFRHATGQIYAISKDLATYISINQPILHKYANEDVSLGSWFIGLEVEHIDDRNMCCGTPPDCEWKAQAGNVCVASFDWSCSGICKSVEKLKFVHERCGEGDEALWNALL is encoded by the exons ATGAAGAGAAGTAGTGGGAAAGTCTCTGCAAAATGGATACCCATTTTTTCcatctctttcttcttctttggaaTGCTTTTTACAAATAG ATTGTGGGCCCCACCTGAATCTAATGGTCAGCTGATGTCAAGGCAAAGACAGGAGCAAGAGTTGCAGATTATTTCTGAGGACTGCACAACAAAAAAGAAG AAATCAGAAGAAAGCAAGGATGTGTTGGGGGAAGTACATAAAACACATGATGCAATACA ATCACTAGACAAGTCAATTTCCATGCTTCAAATGGAGTTGGCAGCAACCAGGAGTGCCCAAGAGGTGGTGAAGTCAGACGAAACCTCGAGGTCTTCACAGGAGGAACAGCCAAAGAAGAAGGCTTTTATAGTTATTGGAATTAATACTGCCTTTAGTAGCAGAAAAAGGCGTGATTCAGTTAGACAGACTTGGATGCCTCAAG GTGAGAAGCTTGTCCAATTGGAGAAGGAGAAGGGAATTATTATCCGCTTCATGATTGGGCATAG TGCAACGTCAAACAGCATATTAGATAGGGCTATTGATTCTGAAGAATCTCAGCATAAGGACTTTTTAAGGCTG GAGCATGTTGAAGGATATCATGAATTATctgcaaaaacaaaaatattcttCTCCACTGCTGTTGCGAAATGGGATGCTGACTTCTACGTCAAGGTTGATGATGACGTCCATGTTAATCTGG GTGTTTTTGCTGCAACTCTTGCCCGGCATAGGTCGAAGCCCAGAGTATACATAGGCTGTATGAAATCTGGACCAGTTCTTGCTCAAAA GAATGTTAAGTACCACGAACCAGAATACTGGAAGTTTGGAGAAGATGGAAATAAATACTTCAGGCATGCAACCGGTCAGATCTATGCAATCTCAAAGGATTTAGCTACATACATCTCAATCAACCA GCCCATATTGCACAAATATGCTAATGAAGACGTGTCTCTTGGATCGTGGTTTATTGGTCTTGAAGTTGAGCACATTGATGACAGGAATATGTGTTGCGGAACTCCACCAG ATTGCGAGTGGAAAGCTCAGGCAGGTAATGTATGTGTTGCATCGTTTGACTGGAGTTGCAGTGGAATTTGCAAGTCTGTGGAGAAGCTAAAGTTTGTTCACGAAAGGTGTGGTGAAGGCGATGAAGCTCTTTGGAATGCTCTTCTGTAA
- the LOC108218232 gene encoding uncharacterized protein LOC108218232 has protein sequence MGQIKRHNKISSTPTPAAAKLKYTQLRKMFSGRNLLMATTTNPTNNTNYCRWNSNTKIDTSVHKRPRFRNRDHGNCAVVVPLNLAELDPPLPVVKPSCDRGEEGSLWKRRGLQIQQIELPCNNNALLPPPSVP, from the coding sequence ATGGGCCAAATCAAGCGTCACAACAAAATCAGCAGCACCCCCACACCCGCCGCCGCGAAGCTCAAGTACACGCAGCTGAGGAAAATGTTCTCGGGCAGAAACCTCCTCATGGCAACTACTACGAATCCTACAAATAATACTAATTATTGCAGATGGAACAGCAATACGAAAATAGATACTAGTGTTCATAAAAGGCCCAGGTTTCGTAATCGTGATCATGGTAATTGTGCTGTGGTTGTGCCGCTGAACTTGGCGGAGCTGGATCCTCCACTGCCCGTGGTGAAGCCGTCGTGTGACCGCGGTGAAGAAGGGAGCTTGTGGAAGAGAAGGGGTCTACAAATACAACAAATTGAGTTGCCCTGCAACAACAATGCTCTGCTTCCGCCACCCTCTGTTCCATGA